A genomic segment from Corythoichthys intestinalis isolate RoL2023-P3 chromosome 2, ASM3026506v1, whole genome shotgun sequence encodes:
- the LOC130911812 gene encoding glucose-6-phosphate 1-dehydrogenase-like — MDAKKEKKNTAPFSRSEVFSQLRRELHGQLQSDRSNIFIILGASGDLAKKKIYATLWWLFRDGLLPEDTYFVGFARSNLTVEDVMAACLPHMKVTDSEGERLSTFVSRNSYLSGRYDDAGSFHKLNAHVSSLPGGPEANRLFYLALPPTVYRDVCTNISGHCMSPKGWNRLIVEKPFGRDLRSSQELSTHMASLFSEEQIYRIDHYLGKEMVQNLMVLRFGNRIFGPIWNRNSVSCVVLTFKEPFGTYGRGGYFDDFGIIRDVMQNHLLQMLCLAAMEKPASIGPDDVRNEKVKVLKCIAPVDASEVLLGQYVGDPEGEGLAKMGYLDDPTVPEGSCTPTFAIAVLYVHNERWDGVPFILRCGKALNERKAELRLQFTDVPGDIFAKECQRNELVVRVQPDEAIYLKMTTKRPGGHFRPEETELDLTYKSRYKNVKLPDAYERLILDVFCGNQMHFVRSDELREAWRIFTPLLHQIEENKTRPLAYKYGSRGPREADELLRTAGFRYEGKYKWVQPHM, encoded by the exons ATGGAcgcaaaaaaggagaaaaagaaCACGGCGCCGTTTAGCCGCTCGGAGGTTTTCAGCCAGCTTAGGAGGGAACTCCATGGGCAGCTACAGTCCGATCGTTCCAACATATTCATCATCCTGGGAGCTTCG GGAGATCTTGCAAAGAAGAAGATATACGCCACCTTATG GTGGTTGTTCCGAGATGGCCTGCTCCCAGAGGACACCTACTTTGTGGGTTTCGCCCGCTCTAACTTGACAGTGGAGGATGTCATGGCAGCATGCCTGCCTCACATGAAG GTGACTGATAGTGAGGGtgagcgcctttccaccttcgTCAGCAGGAATTCATACCTGAGCGGTCGCTACGATGACGCTGGTTCGTTCCATAAGCTCAACGCTCATGTGTCCTCTCTGCCCGGCGGACCTGAGGCCAACCGGCTCTTCTACCTGGCTCTGCCCCCCACTGTTTACCGCGACGTCTGCACAAACATCAGCGGCCACTGCATGAGCCCCAA AGGTTGGAACAGACTCATCGTTGAGAAGCCTTTCGGACGGGACCTGAGAAGCTCCCAGGAGCTGTCCACGCACATGGCCTCGCTCTTTTCAGAAGAACAGATCTACCGCATTGACCATTACCTGGGCAAAGAGATGGTGCAAAACCTCATGGTGCTCAG GTTTGGCAATCGTATCTTTGGGCCCATCTGGAACAGGAACAGCGTGTCATGTGTGGTGCTCACCTTCAAGGAACCATTTGGGACGTATGGCCGTGGAGGATACTTTGATGACTTTGGAATCATTAG AGACGTGATGCAAAACCATCTCCTCCAGATGCTTTGCTTGGCGGCCATGGAGAAGCCCGCCTCCATAGGGCCAGATGACGTGAGAAATGAGAAG GTGAAGGTGTTGAAGTGTATCGCTCCAGTGGATGCCTCCGAGGTGCTGCTCGGGCAGTACGTGGGGGATCCCGAGGGCGAGGGCCTTGCCAAGATGGGTTACCTTGACGATCCCACCGTCCCTGAGGGCTCTTGCACTCCGACCTTTGCCATCGCTGTGCTTTATGTGCACAATGAAAGATGGGACG GTGTGCCTTTCATACTACGTTGCGGTAAAGCCCTAAACGAGCGCAAAGCTGAGTTACGGCTCCAGTTCACTGACGTGCCTGGGGACATCTTTGCAAAAGAATGTCAGAGGAACGAGCTGGTGGTTCGCGTGCAGCCGGACGAAGCAATCTATCTAAAGATGACCACCAAGAGGCCTGGGGGTCACTTCAGGCCAGAGGAAACGGAGCTGGATCTCACCTACAAGAGCAGATACAAG AACGTGAAGCTCCCAGACGCGTACGAGAGGCTTATACTGGATGTCTTCTGTGGCAATCAGATGCATTTTGTTCGCAG CGATGAATTGCGGGAGGCTTGGAGAATTTTTACCCCGCTCCTCCACCAAATTGAAGAGAACAAGACACGCCCTTTAGCCTACAAATATGGAAg TCGCGGGCCGAGGGAAGCCGATGAGCTGCTGAGGACGGCTGGGTTCCGCTATGAGGGGAAATACAAGTGGGTGCAACCCCACATGTGA